The Streptomyces camelliae genome window below encodes:
- a CDS encoding HNH endonuclease, translating into MRDTLVLNASFEPLSTVTLNRAVVLVLQDKAVVEQAHPELRMRGADVDIPAPRVIRLCRYVRVPFRRQAPWSRRGVLVRDRHRCAYCGRRATTVDHVLPRAQGGQDTWLNTVAACAEDNHRKANRTPEEAGMALLREPFEPTPADAMLLALGQEDFAALPEWLARDAA; encoded by the coding sequence ATGCGTGACACGCTGGTTCTGAACGCGAGCTTCGAGCCGCTGTCGACGGTGACCTTGAACCGAGCCGTCGTTCTGGTGCTGCAGGACAAGGCCGTCGTCGAGCAGGCCCATCCCGAGCTGCGGATGCGCGGTGCCGATGTGGACATACCGGCGCCGCGGGTGATCAGGCTGTGCAGGTATGTACGGGTGCCGTTCCGAAGACAAGCTCCGTGGTCGAGGCGGGGGGTGCTGGTCCGGGACCGGCACCGGTGCGCGTACTGCGGGCGCAGGGCCACGACGGTGGACCATGTGCTGCCGCGGGCGCAGGGTGGGCAGGACACGTGGCTGAATACCGTTGCCGCGTGTGCGGAGGACAATCACCGGAAGGCCAACCGGACTCCGGAGGAGGCGGGGATGGCTCTGCTTCGGGAGCCGTTCGAGCCCACTCCCGCGGACGCGATGCTCTTGGCCTTGGGGCAGGAGGACTTCGCTGCGCTTCCTGAGTGGCTTGCTCGGGATGCCGCCTGA